In the genome of Pseudomonas sp. P5_109, one region contains:
- a CDS encoding OsmC domain/YcaO domain-containing protein, with translation MEIKVNFLDNLRLEAKFDDFTVIADQPIRYKGDGSAPGPFDYFLASSALCAAYFVKLYCETRNIPTENIRLSQNNIVDPENRYNQIFKIQVELPADISAKDRQGILRSIDRCTVKKVVQTGPEFVIEEVENLDVDAQALLMPHSTSEAGTYIVGKDLPLEQTIANMSGILADLGMKIEIASWRNIVPNVWSLHIRDAHSPMCFTNGKGATKEGALASALGEFIERLNCNFFYNDQFWGEDIANAAFVHYPDERWFKPGPKDELPTEILDDYCLKVYDRDGELRGSHLYDTNSGNTQRGICSLPFVRQSDNEVVYFPSNLIENLFLSNGMSAGNTLAEAQVQCLSEIFERAVKREILEGEMALPDVPQEVLAKYPGILAGIQGLEEQGFPVLVKDASLGGEFPVMCVTLMNPRTGGVFASFGAHPSLEVALERSLTELLQGRSFEGLNDLPQPTFEGQAVTEPNNFVEHFIDSSGVVSWRFFSAKPDFEFVEWDFSGQGENSNVEEAATLFGILEDMGKEVYMAVYEHIGAKACRILVPDYSEIYPVEDLIWDNTNKALQFRADILNLHSLSKVGLRTLAKGLENSELDDYTDITTLIGIEFDDNTPWGKLTILELRLLIYLALQKFDQAKDLVEAFLQYNDNTVERGLFYQAVNVVLEMQLDDDLELSDYEVNFRRMFGNERMDAAIGSVDGSVRFYGLTPTSMKLEGLDRHLRLIDSYKKLHTARARVAALSS, from the coding sequence ATGGAAATCAAGGTCAACTTTCTCGACAACCTTCGACTTGAAGCCAAGTTCGACGACTTCACGGTGATTGCCGATCAACCCATTCGCTACAAAGGCGATGGCTCGGCGCCTGGACCGTTCGATTACTTCCTGGCTTCGTCGGCGTTGTGCGCGGCGTACTTCGTGAAGCTGTATTGCGAGACTCGCAATATCCCCACCGAAAATATCCGTCTGTCGCAGAACAACATTGTTGACCCGGAAAACCGCTACAACCAGATTTTCAAGATTCAGGTCGAATTGCCGGCGGACATCTCCGCCAAGGACCGCCAGGGGATCTTGCGCTCCATCGACCGTTGCACGGTAAAGAAGGTGGTGCAAACCGGGCCTGAGTTTGTGATTGAAGAGGTCGAAAACCTCGACGTCGATGCCCAGGCGTTACTGATGCCGCATTCGACAAGTGAAGCGGGCACCTACATTGTGGGCAAGGACCTGCCGCTGGAGCAAACCATCGCCAACATGTCGGGCATCCTCGCCGACCTGGGCATGAAGATTGAAATCGCCTCGTGGCGCAATATCGTTCCCAATGTGTGGTCGCTGCATATTCGCGATGCGCACTCGCCGATGTGTTTTACCAACGGTAAAGGCGCGACCAAGGAAGGCGCGCTGGCATCGGCACTGGGCGAGTTCATCGAGCGGCTCAACTGCAACTTCTTCTATAACGATCAGTTCTGGGGCGAGGACATCGCCAACGCGGCGTTTGTGCATTACCCGGACGAGCGCTGGTTCAAGCCGGGCCCGAAGGACGAACTGCCGACTGAAATCCTCGACGATTACTGCCTGAAGGTTTACGACCGGGATGGCGAGTTGCGTGGCTCGCATCTGTACGACACCAACTCCGGCAACACCCAGCGCGGTATTTGTTCGCTGCCGTTTGTGCGCCAGTCGGACAATGAGGTGGTGTACTTTCCGTCCAACCTGATCGAAAACCTGTTCCTGAGCAATGGTATGAGCGCTGGCAACACGCTGGCCGAAGCCCAGGTGCAGTGCCTGTCGGAGATTTTCGAGCGTGCGGTCAAGCGCGAAATCCTCGAAGGCGAAATGGCCCTGCCGGATGTGCCGCAGGAAGTACTGGCGAAGTACCCGGGGATTCTGGCCGGTATCCAGGGCCTGGAAGAGCAGGGCTTCCCGGTGCTGGTCAAGGATGCGTCGCTGGGTGGGGAGTTCCCGGTGATGTGCGTGACCTTGATGAACCCGCGTACCGGTGGCGTGTTTGCCTCGTTCGGCGCGCACCCAAGCCTGGAAGTGGCGCTGGAGCGCAGCCTGACGGAACTGCTGCAAGGTCGCAGTTTTGAAGGTCTGAATGATCTGCCTCAGCCGACCTTCGAAGGTCAGGCGGTGACTGAGCCGAACAACTTCGTCGAGCACTTTATCGACTCCAGTGGTGTGGTCTCGTGGCGCTTCTTCAGTGCCAAGCCGGATTTCGAATTCGTTGAGTGGGATTTCTCCGGTCAAGGCGAAAACTCCAATGTCGAAGAGGCCGCGACCTTGTTCGGCATTCTCGAAGACATGGGCAAAGAAGTGTATATGGCGGTCTATGAGCACATTGGCGCCAAGGCCTGCCGCATTCTGGTGCCGGATTACTCGGAAATTTATCCGGTAGAAGATTTGATCTGGGATAACACCAACAAGGCGCTGCAGTTCCGCGCCGACATCCTCAACCTGCACAGCCTGAGCAAAGTCGGCCTGAGAACGCTGGCCAAGGGTTTGGAAAACAGCGAGCTGGATGATTACACCGACATCACCACCTTGATCGGCATCGAGTTCGACGACAACACTCCTTGGGGCAAGTTGACGATCCTGGAGCTGCGGCTGCTGATTTATCTCGCCTTGCAGAAGTTTGACCAGGCCAAGGATCTGGTGGAAGCCTTCTTGCAATACAACGACAACACCGTCGAGCGTGGCTTGTTTTATCAAGCGGTGAACGTCGTGCTGGAAATGCAGCTGGACGACGATCTGGAGCTGAGCGACTACGAGGTCAACTTCCGCCGGATGTTCGGTAATGAGCGGATGGACGCGGCGATTGGGTCGGTGGATGGCAGTGTTCGTTTCTACGGTCTGACACCGACGAGCATGAAGCTGGAGGGGCTCGACAGGCACCTTCGCCTGATCGACAGCTATAAAAAGCTGCACACGGCGCGGGCGAGGGTGGCGGCCTTGTCCAGCTGA
- a CDS encoding 3-hydroxybutyryl-CoA dehydrogenase translates to MNLQNIGVIGAGTMGNGIAQVCAMAGFNVTLLDISESALQKAVATVGKNLDRQVAKETLTPQQKQATLDKIRTSTDYSSLRDVQLVIEAATENLELKLRVLQQIAAQVSSECVIASNTSSLSITQLAASVSQPERFIGLHFFNPVPVMGLIEVIRGLQTSDATHKLALDMATTLGKTAITAGNRPGFVVNRILVPMINEAILVFQEGLASAEDIDAGMRLGCNQPIGPLALADLIGLDTLLSILEAFYDGFNDSKYRPAPLLKEMVAAGYLGRKTGRGFHAYA, encoded by the coding sequence ATGAATCTGCAAAACATCGGGGTGATCGGTGCGGGCACCATGGGCAACGGCATCGCACAAGTCTGCGCCATGGCCGGTTTCAACGTGACCTTGCTCGACATTTCCGAAAGCGCTTTGCAAAAAGCCGTCGCAACGGTCGGTAAAAACCTCGACCGGCAGGTCGCCAAGGAAACCCTGACGCCGCAGCAGAAACAGGCCACCCTCGACAAAATTCGTACCAGCACCGATTACAGCAGCTTGCGGGACGTGCAATTGGTGATCGAAGCGGCGACTGAAAACCTCGAGCTGAAACTGCGAGTGCTGCAACAGATCGCCGCGCAAGTCAGCAGCGAATGCGTCATTGCCTCCAATACCTCGTCGCTGTCGATCACCCAGCTCGCCGCCAGTGTCAGCCAGCCTGAGCGCTTCATCGGCCTGCATTTCTTCAACCCGGTGCCGGTGATGGGCCTGATCGAAGTCATCCGCGGCCTGCAAACCAGTGACGCGACCCACAAGCTGGCGCTGGACATGGCGACAACCCTCGGCAAAACCGCGATCACCGCCGGTAACCGCCCGGGCTTCGTGGTCAACCGGATCCTGGTGCCGATGATCAACGAAGCGATCCTGGTGTTCCAGGAAGGCCTGGCCAGCGCCGAAGACATCGACGCCGGCATGCGCCTGGGCTGCAATCAGCCGATCGGCCCGTTGGCCCTGGCGGACCTGATTGGCCTGGACACCCTGTTGTCGATCCTCGAAGCCTTCTATGACGGCTTCAACGACAGCAAATATCGCCCGGCGCCGTTGCTCAAGGAAATGGTCGCCGCCGGTTACCTGGGGCGCAAGACGGGGCGCGGCTTCCATGCCTATGCCTGA
- a CDS encoding ATP-binding protein, with the protein MNSLKDVNSEAVLRFGPYAFHLGQRLVLEGDRPLRLGGRALDVLQVLVEHAGSVVSKEKLIAQVWPRSVVEEINLRVHIAALRRALGDGQNGQCYIVNIPQRGYSFVAPVQHLPQPGYFPSETVQKLLHNLPARLTPITGRDAIVGSLVRQLPVRRFMTLVGPCGIGKTTVALRVAELLLQHYRHGVWLVDLAAIDDPAQVTDHLTRTLGLKVGTTLEGLSQRHALLVLDNCEHLLERCQTLVETLLQSMPRLSILATSREPLKAAGETVSRLPPLAVPPASALRSVAEVMGYSAVQLFVSRARARQQGFALREQDLKVVREICRRLDGLPLAIELAAAQIDALALVGVQAQLDNCFELLSQGRRTAVPRHQTLKAALDWSYERLTALEQTVLQRLAVFKMAFTQDAAIAVISCDALPVADLIKLLESLALKSLLSMEQSGGVTRYRFLNTTRTYALEKLELSGDLRAFEMRYAGYVSQTRWPSSGQVALQLVE; encoded by the coding sequence ATGAACAGCCTCAAAGATGTAAACAGCGAAGCGGTGCTGCGATTTGGTCCCTATGCCTTCCACCTCGGTCAGCGACTGGTACTGGAGGGCGATCGGCCACTGCGCCTGGGCGGCCGTGCCCTTGATGTGTTGCAGGTACTGGTCGAGCACGCGGGGTCGGTCGTCAGCAAGGAAAAGTTGATTGCGCAGGTCTGGCCGCGCTCCGTGGTCGAGGAAATCAACCTGCGGGTTCACATTGCCGCCTTGCGCCGTGCCTTGGGCGACGGGCAGAACGGCCAGTGCTACATCGTCAACATTCCCCAGCGCGGCTACAGTTTTGTCGCACCGGTGCAACACTTGCCGCAGCCCGGCTATTTCCCCAGCGAGACCGTACAAAAGCTCCTGCACAACCTGCCGGCGCGGCTCACGCCGATCACCGGGCGCGATGCCATCGTCGGCAGTCTGGTGCGGCAGTTGCCGGTACGGCGATTCATGACCCTGGTCGGGCCTTGCGGGATCGGCAAGACCACCGTGGCCTTGCGCGTGGCCGAACTGTTGTTGCAGCACTATCGGCACGGCGTGTGGCTGGTGGACCTGGCGGCGATCGATGACCCGGCGCAAGTGACCGATCACCTCACACGCACCCTTGGACTGAAGGTTGGCACCACGCTGGAGGGGCTGTCGCAGCGCCACGCCTTGTTGGTCCTGGACAACTGTGAGCACCTGCTCGAGCGCTGCCAGACGTTGGTCGAGACACTGCTGCAGTCGATGCCCCGGCTGTCGATCCTCGCCACCAGCCGCGAGCCGCTCAAGGCCGCGGGCGAAACCGTATCGCGTCTGCCACCGCTGGCGGTGCCGCCGGCGTCAGCGCTGCGCAGCGTCGCCGAGGTCATGGGCTATTCGGCGGTGCAGTTGTTCGTCAGCCGTGCCCGGGCCCGTCAGCAAGGTTTTGCCCTGCGCGAGCAAGACCTCAAGGTCGTACGGGAAATCTGTCGGCGCCTCGATGGCCTGCCGTTGGCGATTGAACTGGCGGCGGCGCAGATCGATGCATTGGCGCTGGTCGGGGTGCAGGCCCAGCTCGACAACTGTTTTGAGTTGCTGTCCCAGGGCCGCCGCACGGCCGTTCCCCGACATCAGACGCTCAAGGCTGCGCTGGACTGGAGCTACGAACGGTTGACGGCATTGGAACAAACCGTGTTGCAGCGCCTGGCGGTGTTCAAGATGGCGTTTACCCAGGACGCCGCGATTGCCGTGATCAGTTGCGACGCGCTGCCCGTCGCCGACCTGATCAAGCTACTGGAAAGCCTGGCATTGAAGTCGCTGCTGTCCATGGAGCAGAGCGGTGGAGTGACCCGTTACCGCTTCCTCAACACCACCCGCACCTACGCCCTGGAAAAACTCGAACTCAGCGGTGATTTGCGCGCCTTCGAAATGCGTTATGCCGGGTATGTCAGCCAGACACGCTGGCCATCAAGCGGGCAGGTGGCATTGCAGCTCGTCGAGTAG
- a CDS encoding alpha/beta hydrolase, with product MPAPLLAHLRRRWLSLLCMAVLVVGLPVSCGALKYKERELLFRIEPGTASWYRGLPQDVQAFDIKSASFKAGQNLHAWWWPAARRDAPSILYLHGVRWNLTGQAFRIEQLRAMGYSVLAIDYRGFGQSKGDLPSEASVYEDARVAWERFTAMQPDANKRLIYGHSLGSAVAIDLAADLAAQAKQQHLPLPVRGLVIESSFTSLGDAVAEVANNSLPVNGLPVRWLLSQKFDSIDKIVDIDMPLLVVHGLADPFMPSRFSQQLFNAAHEPKRLLLIPGGTHNNSMSLGGNQYRQALDGLLKASSRQAAGPAVVQGSRDS from the coding sequence ATGCCTGCTCCCCTTCTCGCTCACTTGCGCCGACGCTGGCTGTCGTTGCTGTGCATGGCCGTGCTGGTTGTCGGCTTGCCGGTGAGCTGTGGGGCGCTCAAATACAAAGAGCGCGAGTTGCTGTTCCGCATCGAGCCAGGCACGGCGAGTTGGTATCGCGGCTTGCCGCAGGACGTTCAGGCGTTCGATATCAAGTCTGCCAGCTTCAAGGCCGGACAAAACCTGCATGCCTGGTGGTGGCCGGCGGCCCGCCGCGATGCGCCGTCGATCCTTTACCTGCACGGCGTGCGCTGGAACCTCACGGGCCAGGCATTTCGCATCGAGCAATTACGGGCCATGGGCTATTCGGTGCTGGCCATCGACTACCGCGGCTTCGGCCAGAGCAAAGGAGATTTGCCCTCGGAAGCCAGTGTTTATGAAGACGCACGCGTCGCCTGGGAGCGTTTCACCGCGATGCAACCGGACGCCAACAAGCGTCTGATCTACGGGCATTCGCTGGGGAGTGCAGTGGCCATCGACCTCGCGGCGGACCTGGCCGCACAGGCGAAACAACAACACCTTCCCTTGCCGGTACGCGGTCTGGTCATCGAGTCCTCCTTCACCTCGCTGGGTGATGCGGTCGCGGAAGTGGCCAACAACAGCCTGCCGGTGAACGGGCTGCCGGTGCGCTGGCTGTTGTCGCAGAAGTTCGACTCCATCGACAAGATCGTCGACATCGACATGCCGCTGCTGGTGGTGCACGGCCTGGCCGACCCGTTCATGCCTTCACGATTCAGCCAGCAACTGTTCAATGCCGCCCATGAACCCAAGCGCCTGCTCCTGATACCCGGCGGTACTCATAACAACAGCATGAGCCTGGGTGGAAACCAGTACCGCCAGGCCCTCGATGGCTTGCTCAAGGCAAGCTCCCGTCAGGCGGCCGGACCGGCGGTGGTTCAGGGCTCGCGGGACTCCTGA
- a CDS encoding GlxA family transcriptional regulator, whose amino-acid sequence MKTVAMVLFPDFLLLDMAGPMEVFSIANRYLKPDDHYVLSTIGTEPGALRASNGVSVHADRHIDQACEGFDLLLVPGGPGAYNEKHPPLLDWLRHNVSRSAGYGSICTGAFVLGHAGLLDGYRVTTHWHYTERLIKGFPKATVETDQIFVQDRNLITSGGVTAGIDLALSVVARDHGKKVAQDVAKVLLVVMKRQGGQAQFSPLMAAVAPHETAITRVQNHVLEHLDETYGIERMASLANMSPRHFARVFAREVNMTPMEFLQSARIDCARNLLETTELPLKTVAFKSGFGSVRHMRFLFSEKLRLTPTQYREQFS is encoded by the coding sequence ATGAAAACCGTGGCAATGGTGCTGTTTCCCGACTTTCTCCTGCTCGACATGGCCGGGCCCATGGAAGTGTTTTCCATTGCCAATCGTTATCTGAAACCCGACGATCACTATGTGCTGTCGACCATCGGCACCGAGCCTGGTGCACTGCGCGCATCCAACGGGGTGAGCGTGCACGCCGACCGGCACATCGATCAGGCCTGCGAAGGTTTTGATTTGCTGCTGGTGCCTGGTGGTCCGGGTGCCTACAACGAAAAGCATCCACCGCTGCTCGACTGGCTCCGGCACAACGTCAGCCGGTCCGCCGGTTATGGTTCGATCTGCACCGGGGCGTTCGTGCTGGGGCATGCGGGTTTGCTCGATGGCTATCGCGTCACCACCCACTGGCACTACACCGAGCGGCTGATCAAGGGCTTTCCAAAAGCGACCGTCGAGACCGATCAGATCTTTGTCCAGGACCGCAACCTGATCACCTCCGGCGGCGTCACCGCCGGGATCGACCTGGCGTTGTCGGTGGTGGCCCGGGACCACGGCAAGAAAGTCGCCCAGGACGTGGCCAAGGTGTTGCTGGTGGTGATGAAACGCCAGGGCGGACAGGCGCAGTTCAGCCCGCTGATGGCAGCAGTGGCGCCTCATGAAACGGCGATTACCCGGGTGCAGAACCATGTGCTCGAACACCTCGATGAAACCTACGGGATCGAGCGCATGGCGAGCCTGGCCAACATGAGCCCTCGTCACTTCGCCAGGGTGTTCGCCCGGGAAGTGAACATGACGCCGATGGAGTTTCTGCAAAGCGCGCGCATCGATTGCGCGAGGAACCTGCTGGAAACCACCGAGTTGCCGCTCAAGACCGTGGCGTTCAAAAGCGGCTTCGGCAGCGTGCGGCACATGCGTTTTCTGTTCAGTGAAAAACTGCGCCTGACCCCGACTCAATACCGCGAGCAGTTCAGCTAG
- a CDS encoding pirin family protein — MLTLRKASDRGLANHGWLKSFHTFSFANYRNPKEQGFSDLLVINDDRVAAGKGFGQHPHRDMEIFSYVLEGGLEHKDTLGTGSVIRPGDVQLMSAGSGVAHSEFNHSSTRPVHFLQIWIVPEVSGAKPRYQQEHFSTQKKRGRLQLIISPDGAKGSLKVRQDARVYAGLIDGKESATLELAANRYAYVHVARGSVELNGVLLQEGDGVRVRDEQALTLSNGVDAEVLVFDLRPQELPEMP, encoded by the coding sequence ATGCTGACACTTCGCAAAGCCTCGGATCGTGGCCTGGCCAATCACGGCTGGTTGAAGTCGTTCCATACATTTTCCTTCGCCAACTATCGCAACCCGAAAGAGCAGGGTTTTTCCGACCTGTTGGTGATCAACGACGACCGCGTCGCCGCCGGTAAAGGCTTCGGCCAGCACCCGCACCGCGACATGGAGATTTTCTCCTACGTGCTTGAAGGTGGCCTGGAACACAAGGACACCCTGGGCACCGGTTCGGTGATCCGCCCCGGCGACGTACAACTGATGAGCGCAGGCAGCGGCGTGGCCCACAGTGAGTTCAATCACTCCAGCACCCGGCCGGTGCACTTTCTGCAAATCTGGATCGTGCCCGAGGTCAGCGGCGCCAAACCGCGTTATCAGCAGGAGCACTTCAGTACCCAGAAGAAACGCGGGCGCCTGCAACTGATCATCTCGCCGGATGGTGCCAAGGGATCGCTCAAGGTGCGTCAGGATGCACGGGTGTATGCCGGCCTGATCGACGGCAAGGAAAGCGCCACCCTGGAGCTCGCCGCCAACCGCTACGCCTATGTACATGTAGCCCGGGGCAGCGTCGAACTCAACGGAGTGTTGTTGCAGGAAGGCGACGGTGTGCGGGTTCGTGATGAGCAGGCGCTGACCTTGAGCAACGGCGTGGATGCTGAAGTGCTGGTGTTCGATTTGCGCCCACAGGAACTGCCGGAAATGCCATAA
- a CDS encoding TetR/AcrR family transcriptional regulator, which produces MPMPERCSRFAEYRDKVLELFACKGFGQVGMRELATCLGLSPGSLYHHYPSKQHLLLDLIEEFYEELLATLGRIQQKAPGKRDKLNSLIRAHLNLHREMPWHFRLVERDSGCLNEEQQARVRQLREQYERTLLKMLGAKSRFSEQGLLAAGHAIGALLNSAPSWLTPHVLDEQEHDDLLESMVSGAIERVLAPRRVPEAISLARPIEKTSKETQAPIKI; this is translated from the coding sequence ATGCCTATGCCTGAGCGTTGCTCGCGCTTTGCCGAGTATCGGGACAAGGTCCTGGAGCTGTTTGCCTGCAAGGGGTTCGGCCAGGTCGGCATGCGTGAGCTCGCGACGTGCCTGGGGCTCTCTCCAGGCTCGCTGTATCACCATTACCCGAGCAAACAGCATCTGCTGCTCGACCTGATCGAGGAGTTTTACGAAGAGTTGCTGGCCACCCTCGGGCGCATCCAGCAAAAAGCCCCGGGCAAACGCGACAAACTCAACAGCCTGATCCGCGCCCATCTGAACCTGCATCGGGAGATGCCCTGGCATTTCCGTCTGGTGGAGCGCGACAGCGGTTGCCTGAACGAAGAGCAACAGGCTCGGGTCCGGCAATTGCGCGAGCAATACGAACGCACGTTGCTGAAGATGCTGGGCGCCAAGAGCCGTTTCAGCGAGCAAGGCCTGCTGGCGGCCGGGCATGCCATCGGCGCCCTGCTCAACAGCGCTCCCAGCTGGCTCACGCCCCATGTGCTGGACGAGCAGGAACATGATGATCTGCTCGAAAGCATGGTCAGCGGCGCCATTGAACGTGTGCTGGCGCCACGCCGCGTGCCGGAAGCGATAAGCCTGGCGCGGCCTATCGAAAAAACATCTAAAGAAACACAAGCTCCGATAAAGATTTAG
- a CDS encoding VOC family protein — MKINPYLIFNGDCKAAFTFYAQCLQGQIEAMLTFGETPAGEHIPKDLHNLIIHTRLIVGDQAIMGSDTTPDRPVDKMSACSISLNVDSIAEAERVFKALAEDGDVQMPLETTFWAARFGMLVDRFGVSWMVNCEKDQ; from the coding sequence ATGAAAATCAATCCCTACCTTATCTTCAATGGCGACTGCAAAGCGGCCTTCACCTTCTATGCGCAGTGCCTGCAGGGCCAGATCGAAGCCATGTTGACCTTCGGCGAAACACCGGCCGGTGAGCATATCCCCAAGGATCTGCACAACCTGATCATCCATACCCGCCTGATCGTGGGCGATCAGGCGATCATGGGGTCGGACACCACGCCGGATCGCCCCGTCGATAAAATGAGTGCCTGCTCGATTTCACTTAACGTCGACAGCATTGCCGAGGCCGAACGGGTCTTCAAGGCACTGGCAGAGGACGGCGACGTGCAGATGCCGCTGGAGACCACGTTCTGGGCAGCGCGCTTCGGCATGCTGGTCGACCGTTTTGGCGTGTCGTGGATGGTCAATTGCGAAAAGGATCAGTGA
- a CDS encoding AraC family transcriptional regulator — MREKDSVAAYFVQAMIHGLKDDPQRVTAVLEQAGIDPAVMHQPTARVPANAFAALWLIQIRELDDEFFGLDSHGMPPGSFALICRALIQEPDLHKAMRQCLVNFGLFLRDFRGSLAVRGKRAVISLETRSTDNDASRFGEETFLVLMISLLCWLGGRRIPIDRADFRHSRLSLGDDRLLWGPNLTFGAGRTEIEFASHYLRLPVVQDLASLKVFLRTAPQWLVIRFRNQHGLAAQVHQRLRGSHYSEWPTLQAFALEQHLSPSTFRRKLEREGCSYQEIKDEVRRGVAFEQLRQSDASISDIAEQLGFQEPSAFHRAFKKWTGESPGRYRARYQGEQGAGIASLQESREP, encoded by the coding sequence ATGCGGGAAAAGGACTCGGTTGCCGCCTATTTCGTGCAGGCAATGATCCACGGGCTGAAGGATGATCCGCAGCGCGTGACGGCAGTGCTCGAACAGGCAGGCATTGATCCGGCGGTCATGCACCAACCCACGGCGCGGGTGCCGGCGAATGCGTTTGCGGCGCTGTGGCTGATTCAGATCCGCGAGCTCGACGACGAGTTTTTCGGGCTCGATTCCCATGGCATGCCGCCGGGCAGTTTTGCCCTGATTTGCCGCGCCTTGATTCAGGAGCCCGATCTGCACAAGGCCATGCGTCAGTGCCTGGTCAACTTCGGCTTGTTCTTGCGCGACTTTCGCGGCTCGCTGGCCGTGCGTGGCAAGCGTGCGGTCATCAGCCTGGAAACCCGTTCGACGGATAACGATGCCAGTCGGTTTGGTGAAGAAACCTTCCTGGTGTTGATGATCAGTCTGCTCTGCTGGCTGGGCGGGCGGCGCATTCCCATTGACCGCGCGGACTTCCGCCATTCACGCCTGTCGCTCGGCGACGACCGCCTGCTCTGGGGCCCCAACCTCACCTTCGGTGCCGGGCGCACCGAAATCGAATTTGCCAGCCACTACTTGCGCCTGCCCGTGGTGCAGGATCTGGCGTCGCTGAAAGTGTTTTTGCGTACCGCGCCGCAATGGCTGGTGATCCGCTTCCGTAACCAGCATGGCCTGGCGGCACAGGTTCATCAGCGCTTGCGCGGCAGTCATTACAGCGAGTGGCCGACCTTGCAGGCCTTTGCCCTGGAACAGCACCTGAGCCCCAGCACCTTCCGCCGCAAACTGGAGCGTGAAGGTTGCTCCTACCAGGAGATCAAGGACGAGGTACGCCGGGGCGTGGCCTTTGAGCAATTGCGTCAGAGCGACGCGAGCATCAGCGATATCGCCGAGCAATTGGGGTTCCAGGAGCCCAGCGCCTTTCATCGGGCGTTCAAGAAGTGGACCGGGGAAAGTCCGGGGCGCTATCGAGCCCGCTATCAGGGAGAGCAGGGCGCAGGCATCGCCAGCCTTCAGGAGTCCCGCGAGCCCTGA